The following are from one region of the Chromobacterium phragmitis genome:
- a CDS encoding class I SAM-dependent methyltransferase yields MKPTALIYALWEKNLPVLTQYLQGRNRVVFVPDYMINDTLRQAVQEAGSELIPLPLSADLGMVEEIQPLLERVEQNGFVCELSPGATDPRVKEALLQALRRDLPAVRGLFKVLDDISAMCDIEITLLNEDVLRDGKSLALWSRRKKIPVLQVVHGTGMGRDYIGEEVVSDYLALPSNRSVEYFLDLGVPAGNLFVVGEAGWDVIPAMSAKRDEIRASVAASFNLPLDGQWIVWGSTWNAGLSFLDDRDSLQQMMEACLAIQQLREGGFGNAWLVYKDRVTAMAGADRLRENFFAVAEKLGVGDCVRYAVSDSKYWAAAGDAVVSYDSNLSIEAVLAGTPAINVLSDFGSVAGGSFGANDGVLTLEAQDVALALAKLIADAEFRKSLLEAAAARREFFNAGVDGKATSRLVELVDQLALRFPEKQGQYVWQEYLSVESHDVTAGYHTTGRQDLIDMIANRPKLMLDIGCAGGANGALAKLRFPDCQVWGIETNKAAAELASRRLDKVLVGMFEDFDLEREGIAKGSLDMALLADVLEHMYDPWRVMVKLREYLSEKGQVVVSIPNVRNLVLIGELMKGNWTYAREGLLDITHIRFFTEKEIQKFCRETGYRVLAKKNALDTRLLPLMERAQGSLPCNIEVEKMVIKNVTHEEMQEMCTLQFYLLLEKA; encoded by the coding sequence ATGAAGCCGACTGCCTTGATCTATGCGCTATGGGAAAAAAACCTGCCGGTATTGACGCAATATCTGCAGGGGCGCAACCGAGTGGTCTTCGTGCCCGACTACATGATCAACGACACTCTGCGGCAAGCGGTCCAAGAGGCGGGCAGCGAGCTGATTCCGCTGCCGCTGTCGGCCGATTTGGGCATGGTCGAGGAGATCCAGCCGTTGCTGGAACGGGTGGAGCAGAATGGCTTTGTCTGCGAGTTGAGTCCGGGCGCGACGGACCCCCGGGTGAAAGAAGCCTTGCTGCAAGCGTTGCGGCGGGATTTGCCGGCGGTGCGCGGCTTGTTCAAAGTGCTGGACGACATTTCGGCGATGTGCGACATCGAGATCACGCTGCTCAACGAGGATGTGTTGCGAGACGGCAAATCGCTGGCGCTCTGGTCCCGCCGCAAGAAAATCCCCGTGTTGCAGGTGGTGCATGGCACCGGCATGGGGCGCGATTACATCGGCGAGGAAGTGGTGTCCGATTATCTGGCGCTGCCCAGCAACCGGAGCGTTGAGTATTTTCTGGATTTGGGCGTGCCGGCGGGCAATCTCTTCGTCGTCGGCGAGGCCGGCTGGGACGTGATTCCGGCGATGAGCGCCAAGCGGGACGAAATCCGGGCCAGCGTCGCGGCTTCCTTCAATTTGCCGCTGGATGGCCAGTGGATCGTCTGGGGCTCTACCTGGAACGCGGGGCTGAGCTTTCTGGACGATCGCGATTCGCTGCAGCAGATGATGGAGGCCTGCCTCGCCATCCAGCAGTTGCGGGAGGGCGGTTTCGGCAATGCCTGGCTGGTGTACAAGGACCGAGTGACCGCGATGGCTGGCGCGGATCGGCTGCGGGAAAACTTTTTCGCCGTGGCGGAGAAGCTGGGCGTCGGCGATTGCGTCCGCTATGCGGTCAGCGATTCCAAATACTGGGCGGCGGCCGGCGACGCGGTGGTGTCCTATGACTCCAATTTGTCGATCGAGGCGGTGCTGGCCGGCACGCCCGCCATCAATGTGCTCAGCGATTTCGGCAGCGTGGCCGGGGGCAGCTTCGGCGCCAACGATGGCGTGTTGACCCTGGAAGCCCAGGACGTGGCGCTGGCGCTGGCCAAGCTGATCGCCGATGCCGAGTTCCGCAAGAGCCTGCTGGAGGCCGCTGCGGCGCGGCGCGAGTTTTTCAATGCCGGGGTGGATGGAAAAGCCACTTCCAGGCTGGTGGAGCTGGTCGACCAATTGGCTTTGCGCTTCCCGGAAAAGCAGGGCCAATACGTCTGGCAGGAATACCTGAGCGTCGAGTCGCACGACGTGACGGCGGGTTATCACACCACCGGCCGCCAGGATCTGATCGACATGATAGCCAATCGGCCCAAGCTGATGCTGGACATCGGCTGCGCCGGCGGCGCCAACGGCGCGCTGGCCAAGCTGCGTTTTCCGGATTGCCAGGTTTGGGGCATTGAAACCAACAAGGCCGCCGCGGAGTTGGCCAGCCGCAGGCTGGACAAGGTGCTGGTGGGCATGTTCGAGGATTTCGACCTCGAGCGGGAAGGCATTGCCAAGGGCTCGCTGGACATGGCGCTGCTGGCCGATGTGCTGGAACACATGTATGACCCGTGGCGAGTGATGGTGAAACTGCGAGAATACCTGTCGGAAAAGGGGCAGGTGGTGGTCAGCATTCCCAATGTCCGCAATCTGGTGTTGATCGGGGAGCTGATGAAGGGCAATTGGACTTATGCCCGGGAGGGCTTGCTTGATATCACCCACATCCGATTTTTCACCGAGAAAGAAATCCAGAAGTTTTGCCGCGAGACCGGCTATCGGGTGCTGGCCAAGAAAAACGCGCTGGATACGCGCTTGCTGCCGCTGATGGAGCGCGCCCAGGGCTCGCTGCCGTGCAATATCGAGGTGGAAAAGATGGTGATCAAGAACGTCACCCACGAGGAAATGCAGGAAATGTGCACGCTGCAATTCTATTTGCTGTTGGAGAAAGCCTAG
- a CDS encoding class I SAM-dependent methyltransferase produces MSTSEQDLISWKTDAWKDRNMVAWYSQRMVQNVDTNRLKNIVEIELCERFLSGQDVLDVGIGTGRASLPLIAKGYRLSGTDSSQAMLDECQRLAGGQPITLKQGDVQQLPFDDQSFDSLISLNVMTHFPHVEPVLQEWKRVVRPGGRLIFDIYSLDHLSFARGRNVTVEELMEQGANAFNMHLSGERLCSAANEVGLKVLGIVPYGSFICGEYRHPAFSMPLQNSAWWRRQMTWLASDDSLLELAVFIEQHFFGCLSAIATGRFMVVLENSPDEQANQLWLDQDRQLSGYLQSASPIRLDDLAPWLNMPPDAWRQTFDNLLSRARNRGIAYMLMSSCLGRLDALDWQDLAPSHGSRLNGWSTGEFWDRNIQSFVKEWHRSDEMKPYCELDGESLPASLEYQLQRNLVALLSQPPAGDAE; encoded by the coding sequence ATGAGTACTAGCGAGCAGGATTTGATCAGCTGGAAGACCGATGCCTGGAAAGACCGGAATATGGTGGCCTGGTATTCCCAGCGCATGGTGCAGAATGTGGATACCAACCGCTTGAAGAATATCGTCGAGATCGAGCTGTGCGAGCGGTTTTTGAGCGGGCAGGATGTGCTGGACGTCGGCATCGGCACCGGCCGCGCCTCTTTGCCGCTGATCGCCAAGGGCTACCGGCTATCCGGAACGGATAGCTCCCAGGCGATGCTGGACGAATGCCAGCGTTTGGCCGGCGGCCAGCCCATCACGTTGAAGCAGGGCGATGTGCAGCAGTTGCCGTTCGACGATCAAAGCTTCGACAGCCTTATTTCCTTGAACGTGATGACGCATTTCCCGCATGTGGAGCCGGTGCTGCAGGAGTGGAAGCGGGTGGTGCGTCCGGGCGGGCGGCTGATTTTCGACATCTACTCGCTGGACCATCTGAGCTTCGCCCGCGGGCGGAACGTGACGGTGGAAGAGTTGATGGAGCAGGGGGCGAACGCCTTCAATATGCACCTGTCCGGAGAGCGGCTATGTTCGGCCGCCAATGAAGTGGGCTTGAAAGTATTGGGCATCGTGCCGTACGGCAGTTTCATCTGCGGCGAGTATCGCCATCCCGCTTTCTCCATGCCGCTGCAGAATTCCGCCTGGTGGCGAAGGCAGATGACATGGCTGGCCAGCGATGACAGCTTGCTGGAGCTGGCGGTATTCATCGAGCAGCACTTCTTCGGTTGCTTGAGCGCCATCGCCACCGGCCGTTTCATGGTGGTGCTGGAAAACAGCCCGGATGAGCAAGCCAACCAGTTGTGGCTGGATCAGGACAGGCAACTGAGCGGCTATTTGCAGAGCGCGTCGCCCATTCGGCTGGATGACCTGGCGCCCTGGCTCAATATGCCGCCGGACGCGTGGCGGCAGACCTTCGACAATTTGCTGTCCCGAGCGCGCAATCGCGGCATCGCCTATATGCTGATGTCCAGCTGCCTGGGACGGCTGGATGCTCTCGATTGGCAGGATTTGGCTCCTTCCCATGGCTCCCGGCTGAATGGCTGGAGCACGGGAGAGTTTTGGGATCGAAATATCCAGAGCTTTGTCAAGGAATGGCATCGTTCGGACGAAATGAAACCCTATTGCGAGCTGGATGGCGAGTCTCTTCCCGCCAGCCTGGAATACCAACTGCAGAGAAACCTGGTCGCGCTGCTGTCGCAGCCGCCAGCCGGAGACGCGGAATGA
- a CDS encoding PIG-L deacetylase family protein: MTKRKVLVVAAHPDDEVLGCGGAMAAHADQGDEVHVLILAQGLNSRGEAGQEAFAALRGAADRANRLLGVSSLTLLDFPDNRLDGVDLLDLVKAVEAKVSSLLPEIVYTHFANDLNVDHRVTHHAAVTACRPLPGHCVRTILCFEVPSSTEWSGSPFAPNWFIDIGGQLERKQAALAAYAGEMRAFPHPRSIEGAGHLAAWRGASAGFAAAEAFVLFRHREI, translated from the coding sequence ATGACGAAACGAAAAGTGCTGGTGGTGGCGGCGCATCCCGACGACGAGGTGCTGGGGTGCGGCGGGGCGATGGCCGCGCATGCCGATCAGGGCGACGAAGTGCATGTGCTGATCCTGGCGCAAGGCTTGAACAGCCGGGGAGAGGCTGGCCAGGAGGCGTTCGCGGCGCTGCGCGGGGCGGCCGATCGCGCGAATCGGCTGTTGGGCGTGTCGTCGCTGACCTTGCTCGACTTTCCCGACAACCGGTTGGACGGCGTCGATCTGCTGGATCTGGTCAAGGCGGTGGAGGCGAAGGTATCCAGCTTGCTTCCCGAGATTGTCTATACCCACTTCGCCAATGACTTGAATGTGGATCATCGCGTCACTCATCACGCGGCGGTCACCGCCTGCCGTCCCTTGCCTGGCCATTGCGTGCGGACAATACTCTGCTTCGAAGTGCCTTCATCCACCGAGTGGTCCGGCTCGCCGTTCGCGCCCAATTGGTTCATCGATATTGGCGGGCAGCTGGAGAGAAAGCAGGCGGCCCTGGCTGCCTATGCCGGAGAGATGCGGGCGTTTCCGCATCCCCGCTCCATCGAAGGCGCCGGCCATCTGGCCGCATGGCGCGGCGCGAGCGCGGGCTTTGCCGCCGCCGAGGCCTTTGTCCTGTTCCGTCATCGCGAGATTTGA
- a CDS encoding class I SAM-dependent methyltransferase — protein sequence MGFSPEWERQFSSGAHLSRWPWSDLVSLCRRHARHLPSEARILELGCGVGANIPFFLAQGWRYFAVEGSASAAAQAARDFPMLQDAVRVADFTAELPFSGAFDLVVDRAALTHNCERDIRLALARVRECLVPGGLYIGVDWFSTRHADYGRGAAAEDAWTRRDYEQGAFGGVGRVHFSDSGHLRDLFAGWEWLAMEEKTIERFAPEPATLAMWSFVVRKP from the coding sequence ATGGGTTTTTCCCCGGAATGGGAGCGGCAATTTTCCAGCGGCGCGCATCTGAGCCGCTGGCCGTGGTCCGATCTGGTCAGCTTGTGCCGGAGGCATGCGCGCCATTTGCCGTCCGAGGCCCGCATATTGGAGCTGGGGTGCGGAGTGGGCGCCAACATTCCTTTTTTTCTGGCGCAGGGCTGGCGCTATTTCGCGGTGGAAGGCAGCGCCTCCGCGGCGGCTCAGGCCGCGCGGGATTTCCCGATGCTGCAAGACGCGGTGCGGGTGGCCGACTTTACCGCCGAGTTGCCCTTCTCCGGCGCTTTCGACTTGGTGGTCGATCGGGCGGCCTTGACCCATAACTGCGAGCGGGATATCCGTCTGGCGCTTGCCCGGGTCCGCGAGTGCCTCGTCCCCGGCGGCCTCTATATCGGGGTGGATTGGTTCTCTACGCGGCATGCGGATTATGGCCGCGGAGCCGCCGCTGAGGACGCTTGGACGCGGCGAGATTACGAGCAAGGCGCGTTCGGCGGCGTAGGGCGCGTGCACTTCAGCGATAGCGGGCATCTGCGGGATTTGTTCGCGGGTTGGGAATGGCTGGCGATGGAAGAGAAAACCATTGAGCGATTCGCTCCCGAGCCGGCCACGTTGGCGATGTGGAGCTTTGTGGTGCGGAAACCATGA
- a CDS encoding WbqC family protein: MTFTLSAHQPAYLPWLGYFDKIARADVFVFLDTVQFERNSFINRNRIKGPGGGQWLTIPVRQKGHLRSSLRDTEMDDAQPWRDKHLRAIATNYAKAPDFRAKFARLEPLYRMPSRNLAEFCWAQLQFWLAELQIDTRLARSSQLSELGKKSDLVLDLCRHFDADHYLSGALGRNYLREQDFAEAGIAIDYQSFTPAPYPQLYGAFEPGLSVLDWWMNRADPGAGFPS, from the coding sequence GTGACGTTCACGCTATCCGCCCATCAACCGGCTTATCTGCCCTGGTTGGGCTATTTCGACAAGATCGCTCGGGCCGATGTGTTCGTGTTTCTCGATACCGTGCAGTTCGAACGCAACAGCTTCATCAATCGCAACAGGATAAAGGGGCCGGGCGGCGGACAATGGCTGACGATACCCGTCAGGCAGAAGGGCCACCTGCGATCCTCGCTGCGTGATACGGAGATGGATGATGCCCAGCCATGGCGGGACAAGCATTTGCGCGCGATCGCGACCAACTACGCCAAGGCGCCGGATTTTCGCGCCAAGTTCGCCAGGCTGGAGCCGTTGTACCGGATGCCAAGCCGCAATCTGGCCGAGTTTTGCTGGGCGCAGCTGCAATTCTGGCTGGCGGAACTGCAAATCGATACCCGCTTGGCGCGCAGCAGCCAGCTGTCAGAATTAGGGAAAAAGTCGGATTTGGTATTGGATTTGTGCCGGCATTTTGATGCCGACCATTATTTATCGGGCGCATTGGGGCGGAATTATCTGCGCGAGCAGGATTTCGCGGAGGCGGGGATCGCCATCGATTACCAGTCCTTCACGCCGGCGCCGTACCCGCAACTATACGGCGCATTTGAGCCCGGCTTGTCGGTGTTGGATTGGTGGATGAATCGCGCCGATCCAGGCGCCGGTTTTCCATCCTAA
- a CDS encoding acyltransferase — protein MQDKDAFRQALSEGFSEMTDFPANRFHPLVWIHGAPDIGERTAIGAMSEVNAKGAQVTIGADCDIASFVAINCADSHKRCLGMSEHIERRDISIGHHVFIGSHCLVKGGAVIGDYCVIAAGTIVDAGVIPDYSLVYGNPMQVRAGYYRDKVSRG, from the coding sequence ATGCAGGATAAGGACGCATTCAGGCAAGCTCTGAGCGAAGGGTTCAGCGAGATGACGGATTTCCCCGCCAACCGCTTCCATCCCTTGGTTTGGATACACGGCGCGCCGGATATCGGCGAGCGCACCGCCATCGGAGCGATGTCCGAGGTCAATGCCAAGGGCGCCCAGGTGACGATAGGCGCGGATTGCGATATCGCGTCCTTTGTGGCGATCAACTGCGCGGATTCCCATAAACGCTGTCTGGGCATGTCGGAGCATATCGAGCGACGGGATATCTCGATAGGGCACCACGTGTTCATCGGATCCCATTGCTTGGTCAAGGGAGGAGCGGTGATAGGCGATTATTGCGTGATCGCGGCGGGCACCATAGTCGATGCGGGCGTGATCCCGGACTACTCGCTGGTATACGGCAATCCGATGCAGGTGAGGGCAGGCTATTACCGCGACAAGGTAAGCCGCGGGTGA
- a CDS encoding N-acetylneuraminate synthase family protein, producing the protein MDRRLQIGQRWVGEGEPAFCIAEVGINHNGDLQQAMKMIDAAKAMGADAVKFQTFKAEEFCGDPAQTYTYQSQGRSVTEPMLQMFKRHEFGVDQWRAIKRHCDSAGIVFLSTPQNIGDLQLLLELGIPAVKIGSDDFTNLPQIRRYREAGLPLLLSCGMSDMAEVHQALDAAGWFEGRPVVLLLCTSQYPTPAEDVNVAKLTTLRQGFPGLVTGFSDHSQGRDAAMLARALGACVFEKHFTLDHGLPGPDHWFSEEPRNLRAWLDGIRLADVLLGDPRVRPTPAEMEMRTLARRSVVALRDIAAGEALTEENIGLRRPGGGLSPDMLQQALGLVAAVPIRAGQKLRLGEMMANGERDAG; encoded by the coding sequence ATGGATAGACGGTTGCAGATAGGACAGCGCTGGGTTGGCGAGGGCGAGCCGGCCTTTTGCATCGCGGAGGTCGGGATCAATCACAACGGCGACTTGCAGCAGGCGATGAAGATGATAGACGCGGCCAAAGCCATGGGCGCGGACGCCGTCAAATTCCAGACTTTCAAAGCGGAAGAGTTCTGCGGAGATCCCGCGCAAACCTATACCTATCAGTCGCAAGGCCGCAGCGTGACCGAACCCATGCTGCAGATGTTCAAACGGCACGAATTCGGCGTGGATCAGTGGCGCGCCATCAAGCGTCACTGCGACAGCGCGGGAATAGTGTTTTTGTCCACGCCGCAGAATATCGGCGATTTGCAGCTGTTGCTGGAGCTGGGCATTCCGGCGGTCAAGATCGGGTCGGATGACTTCACCAATCTGCCCCAGATCCGCCGGTATCGCGAGGCGGGCCTGCCCTTGTTGCTTTCCTGCGGCATGTCGGATATGGCCGAGGTACATCAGGCGCTGGATGCCGCGGGGTGGTTCGAGGGGCGCCCGGTTGTGCTGTTGCTATGCACCTCGCAGTATCCCACGCCGGCGGAGGATGTGAACGTCGCCAAGCTGACCACCCTGCGGCAGGGCTTTCCCGGGCTGGTCACGGGATTTTCCGACCACTCTCAAGGACGGGATGCGGCCATGCTGGCCCGGGCCTTGGGCGCTTGCGTATTCGAGAAGCACTTCACGTTGGACCATGGCTTGCCGGGGCCGGATCATTGGTTTTCGGAAGAGCCGCGCAATCTGCGGGCATGGCTGGACGGCATTCGCCTGGCGGATGTCTTGCTGGGAGATCCGCGGGTACGCCCCACTCCCGCCGAGATGGAAATGAGAACGCTGGCCCGCCGCAGCGTCGTGGCTTTGAGAGACATCGCCGCCGGCGAGGCGTTGACCGAGGAGAACATCGGCTTGCGCAGGCCTGGAGGAGGGCTGTCTCCGGATATGCTGCAGCAGGCGCTTGGCCTGGTGGCAGCCGTTCCGATCAGAGCCGGGCAGAAATTGCGTTTGGGCGAAATGATGGCAAATGGAGAGCGCGATGCAGGATAA
- the pseG gene encoding UDP-2,4-diacetamido-2,4,6-trideoxy-beta-L-altropyranose hydrolase, whose amino-acid sequence MRCLALLDSRLREGADVALASRALPPAWRGVAERAGCRILDLDPEGGAAEDAAVCLDWMRAGPACGVVVDHYGLDAEWERPLRLEAAWLLALDDMADRRHDCDLLLDQNDCRPGGGRYLGKVPADCALLLGPRYALLRPEFAALRADCVPRSSLGRALVFLSSGDAGDETGKALRGIAESGLPLRVDVVTGDGHPDPAGIGRLCAEQGWTHHHQIGYMARLVREADVCVGSAGSASWERCALGLPALVAQLADNQAEVCRALEHAGAARVLGFAERLNESDYAQALLSLRPEELSRMSKAAFRLVDGLGARRVWDVIAEWE is encoded by the coding sequence ATGCGATGCCTCGCCTTGCTGGATTCCCGGCTGCGGGAAGGCGCGGACGTCGCGCTGGCCAGCCGGGCCCTGCCGCCGGCATGGCGGGGCGTGGCGGAGAGGGCGGGGTGCCGGATATTGGATCTGGACCCCGAGGGCGGAGCGGCCGAGGATGCTGCGGTCTGCCTGGATTGGATGAGAGCCGGGCCTGCATGCGGCGTAGTGGTGGACCACTATGGACTGGACGCAGAGTGGGAGAGGCCGCTGAGGTTGGAGGCAGCCTGGCTGCTGGCGTTGGATGATATGGCAGATCGCCGCCATGACTGCGACTTGCTGCTTGATCAAAACGACTGCCGGCCGGGCGGCGGACGCTATCTCGGCAAGGTACCGGCGGATTGCGCTTTGCTGTTGGGGCCGCGTTACGCCTTGCTCCGGCCCGAGTTCGCCGCGTTGCGCGCGGATTGCGTTCCAAGAAGCAGCCTGGGCCGCGCGCTGGTTTTTCTCAGCAGCGGTGATGCCGGCGACGAAACCGGCAAGGCGCTACGCGGCATCGCGGAATCTGGATTGCCGCTGCGGGTGGATGTGGTGACCGGCGACGGCCATCCTGATCCGGCTGGCATTGGCCGGCTGTGCGCAGAACAGGGCTGGACGCATCATCATCAGATCGGCTACATGGCCCGCCTGGTGCGCGAGGCGGATGTCTGCGTCGGCAGCGCGGGGTCGGCCAGCTGGGAGCGCTGCGCCTTGGGTTTGCCCGCTTTGGTGGCGCAATTGGCCGATAATCAGGCCGAAGTGTGCCGGGCGTTGGAACATGCCGGCGCGGCCAGGGTTTTGGGTTTCGCCGAACGATTGAATGAGAGCGACTATGCCCAAGCGCTGCTTTCGTTGCGGCCGGAAGAATTGAGCCGCATGTCGAAGGCCGCGTTCCGCTTGGTCGATGGCCTGGGCGCGCGGCGAGTGTGGGATGTCATAGCCGAATGGGAATGA
- a CDS encoding acylneuraminate cytidylyltransferase family protein produces the protein MAKLALIPARGGSKRLPRKNALPFLGRPMLAYSVEAALRSGCFDRVLVSTDDDEIARLAVDCGAEVDRRPPALGSDTASVAEVCLELLDREAAAGRTYRQLCVLYATAPLRDADDIRAVMGLLQPGHCDFSIAATTYTHYPYQALRYGEDGAASPMWPELCNRPSREFGALVAGNGSTYAVDVEAFRREREFYGTGMRAHLMPFARSVDIDTLDDFRLAECLARGLMGYAPDTAAG, from the coding sequence ATGGCTAAACTGGCGCTGATCCCCGCGCGGGGCGGCTCCAAACGGTTGCCGCGCAAGAACGCGCTGCCGTTTCTCGGCCGTCCCATGCTGGCCTACAGCGTGGAGGCGGCCTTGCGGTCTGGCTGTTTCGACCGGGTGCTGGTGTCCACCGACGACGACGAGATCGCCCGGCTGGCGGTCGATTGCGGCGCGGAGGTGGATCGCCGCCCGCCGGCGTTGGGCAGCGATACCGCCAGCGTGGCCGAGGTCTGTCTGGAATTGTTGGACCGCGAGGCCGCTGCTGGACGGACATACCGGCAATTGTGCGTGCTGTACGCGACCGCGCCCTTGCGCGACGCCGACGATATCCGCGCGGTGATGGGGCTGCTGCAGCCCGGGCATTGCGATTTCTCCATCGCGGCGACGACGTATACCCATTACCCGTATCAGGCGTTGAGGTATGGAGAGGACGGCGCCGCGAGTCCGATGTGGCCGGAGCTGTGCAATCGGCCCAGTCGGGAGTTCGGCGCGCTGGTGGCCGGAAACGGCAGCACCTATGCCGTCGATGTCGAGGCTTTCCGCCGCGAGCGCGAATTCTACGGCACGGGCATGCGCGCGCACCTGATGCCGTTCGCGCGCTCGGTGGACATCGACACGCTGGATGATTTTCGCCTGGCGGAATGTCTGGCGCGGGGGCTGATGGGATATGCGCCGGATACTGCTGCGGGCTGA
- a CDS encoding N-acetylneuraminate synthase family protein has product MTVYFGKRAVGDGHPCFITYEAGPTHDSLASAKQLVKLAAEAGADAVKFQIFDADKLCADKQQLFSYEVLVDKASGRMETVEEPLYQILRRRCLEREEWRELKAYCDSLGLAFFSTVSFEEDIRLLEELGCASIKIASADVNHFPLLRQAARTGMCVQLDTGNATLGEIEAAVDVIRAEGNESIIIHQCPSGYPARLNSINLNIIATLKKMFPYPVAFSDHTPGWDMDVAALALGANLLEKTITMDRCTRSVEHVFSLEPQEMAAFIHAIRDVETALGSHRRILHPEEMEKRKRIRRSVFLAQPARAGQRLSELAVDFRRPGHGIGPDQYEGLRERVLARDLPAGHLLAWDDLQHG; this is encoded by the coding sequence ATGACCGTATATTTTGGCAAACGAGCGGTAGGCGATGGCCATCCTTGCTTCATCACTTATGAGGCGGGGCCGACGCATGACAGCCTGGCGTCCGCCAAGCAGTTGGTGAAGCTGGCGGCGGAGGCGGGCGCCGACGCCGTCAAATTCCAGATATTCGACGCCGACAAGCTGTGCGCCGACAAGCAGCAGCTGTTCAGTTACGAAGTGCTGGTCGACAAGGCCAGCGGCCGCATGGAGACGGTGGAGGAGCCGTTGTACCAGATTTTGCGCCGCCGCTGTCTGGAGCGGGAAGAGTGGCGCGAGCTGAAAGCCTATTGCGACAGCCTGGGCCTGGCCTTCTTCTCCACCGTATCGTTCGAAGAGGACATCCGCCTGCTGGAAGAGCTGGGCTGCGCTTCGATCAAGATCGCTTCGGCGGACGTCAATCATTTCCCGTTGCTGCGCCAGGCCGCCCGCACCGGCATGTGCGTGCAGCTGGACACCGGCAACGCGACGCTGGGCGAGATCGAGGCCGCGGTGGACGTGATCCGAGCCGAGGGCAACGAGAGCATCATCATCCACCAATGCCCGTCCGGCTACCCGGCGCGTCTGAACAGCATCAATCTCAACATCATCGCCACCTTGAAGAAGATGTTCCCCTACCCGGTGGCGTTTTCCGACCATACCCCAGGGTGGGACATGGACGTCGCCGCGCTGGCGCTGGGCGCCAATCTGCTGGAGAAGACCATCACCATGGACCGCTGCACTCGCAGCGTGGAGCATGTGTTCTCGCTGGAGCCGCAAGAGATGGCGGCCTTCATCCACGCGATTCGCGACGTGGAAACCGCCTTGGGCAGCCACAGGCGCATCCTGCATCCGGAAGAGATGGAGAAGCGCAAGCGCATACGGCGCAGCGTGTTCCTGGCGCAGCCTGCGCGGGCGGGCCAGCGGCTGTCCGAGCTGGCGGTGGATTTCCGCCGCCCGGGGCACGGCATCGGGCCGGATCAGTACGAAGGCCTGCGCGAGCGCGTGCTGGCGCGCGATCTGCCTGCCGGACACCTGCTGGCCTGGGATGATCTGCAGCATGGCTAA